Genomic segment of Perognathus longimembris pacificus isolate PPM17 chromosome 11, ASM2315922v1, whole genome shotgun sequence:
ctagcactctgccacttgagccacagcgccgcttctggccgttttctgtatatgtggtgctggggaatcgaacctagggcctcgtgtatccgaggcaggcactcttgccactaggctatatccccagcccctaccgttcagttttttgttggttaattggaggtgagagtgtcatagacttcactgtctgggctagctttgaactgtgatcctcagatctcatcttcctgaaaagctagggttacaggtttgagccaccattgCTAGTTAGTGTTTTTGAAACAATGTGTCTCTATGTATCCCAGGCTTACCTTTTCCATCTTGAACCTACaatactcctgcctcagcctcccaaatgctgacaCAACAGGAGTAGACTGCCACCCCCAGTCTGGCTTATAGCTttctattcactcattcattgctCGCCAGCCTGaacactccctggcttctttttgctcaaggctagcactctacctcttgagccacagcgccacttctggctttttctatatatgtggtgctgaggaatcgaactcagggcttcatgcatactaggcaagcactctaccactaagccatatttccagccctcaaattatttaaaatgttgcAAAAAGTGTTTGGAAGATTATCAAGTGGTATCTTTTTGCATCTGCCAGAGAGACTGTCCTTCTCTAGTTGACCTGAATTTTGTTAGGGTTATTAGTGAGCATGTTTTTACACAGCATGtagaataagtaattattcatttGGATGTTCATCAAAGatccttcttcccctctgtctccctagCCTCTGTGTCCAGATGTTTGATTGGTTTGACTACCATGGTCACATGTGTATCTCCTTTGAGCTTCTGGGCCTTAGCACCTTTGATTTCCTCAAAGACAACAACTACCTGCCATACCCCATCCACCAAGTGCACCACATGGCCTTCCAGCTGTGCCAGGCCGTCAAGTGTGAGTGGGATGGGCCAAGGCGGACTCGGGAAGCCCCTCTGTTCGTTGGACTCCATTTCTGTCTACTTCTGTATAGGGCAAGCCCCTGACTGATAAGCTTACTTGCAGTTCTTTTATTCACTGTCATTCTTCATCTCTTCTTCTGAGGTGCATCTTCTGGTGATTACTCTTGATTCCACATCCAACCTAGCATGGGATGGGAAAGAGCCTTGGAAATCAAAGCACTTAATTtaccttgtttttatttctcctctcctGTGGGAAAGAGTTAACTAGAGATTTACATTTTTATGAGACTCATTGCTCTCTATTCATGGCAAGTAGTTATAGATGTGAAATAAATAGCTAAGGGGCCAGGTAGGAGGTCCAGACAAGTTCGGACTTCCTTAATCTTTACAGAAATGCAGTTTCACATAATTGAGTTTGCAGAATGACAATTACACAAACTGAggtcagaatttaaaaataaaactaccttCTTATAGCACTCTTACCTTTTTGCTACCAATTGCAATAAATACTTATACCTAGACCCTCGTCACAGTAGGCGCTCTTAGGCCAGGCATTTCACTTAGTTTTTATAGTACAggaagcacccctccccccccagtgaTGCTGGACCTACTCATCAACTGTGCTCTGGGTGTTTAGCCTGGGGTCAGCTTGGTGTCAGTTTGTTCTGACCACCTGGACCAAGCCTTACCTAGCCTTCTCCCCTGCAGTCCTTCATGATAACAAGTTGACACATACGGACCTCAAACCTGAAAATATTCTCTTTGTGAACTCAGACTACGAGCTCACCTACAATCTAGAGAAGGTAAGATGATCAGGTTATTGGGTGGCCTTTGGGGCAGGCAGCTGGGCCATATGAGTTTTGCTTTCTgctttcccttttatttatttttgccatattttcttcctgtctggTTCCAGTTTGTTAAAGCAAAAGTATTAGATGGGGTAAAAGGGAAATATTTAAGATGAAAGTCAGGGGTATAAGATTTtacagaaagggggctgggaatatggcctagtggcttgccttgtatacatgaagtcctgggtttgattccccagcaccacatatatagaaaacagccagaagtagcactgtggctcaagtggcaaagtgctagccttgagcaaaaggaagccagggacattgctcaggccctgagtccaaggcccaggactggcaaaaaaaaaaaaaaaaaagattttacagaAAGTAAGATGCTTAGTAGACTGAGAATGCTTCTTAAAATAGAtacgggctgagaatgtggcttagtggtagagtgcttgcctcttgcatgctatgaagccctgggttcgatttttcAATACCacagataaacagaaaggccagaagtggtgctgtggctcaagtggtagagtgctagccttgagtgaaagaagcttagggacaatgcctaagctctgagttcaagcaccaggacaaaaaaaaaaaaaagaaagaaagaaatctatagATGTATATTTCAGTGACAAGGAAAGCTCAGCTCCCTTGACTAACTGGAGATTTAAAAGCTAAACCTGGTGTCTGCCACTTAATTCCTTTCCTACACGTTTCAGAAAAACTTCACTTGAGTGTAGTCTTTCAATATTACAGACTGGCAGACTATTCCATAATCATCCTTTTACTCCCCCACCCCTAAAAGTACTAAAGTAACACTGTAAACTAGGAGATTTTTCCTAACAGTTTGGTGGCAAGccatgattgttttattttttgtttgttttttttaattgctagtaTTGGAGTTTGAGATCAGGGCCTTTGGCCTTGCTCTGCTTTTTGTTtgatgctctcctacttgagacatacctccaacTTAGCTTATTTTTAGAATCTGAGCGTtaacgactttcctgcccagactggcattaTACCTCCACCTTCATTTcccttatcctcctgagtagctaggtgatagGCGAGAACCACTGGTGTCAGGCCACTATTGCTTTTTTAAGCCTCTGGGGTACTTTAGAGAACAACAGTAGAGTCTTAGTATACAGTGCAGAGGTTCATTCCCTTCCTGCTTTGCTCCTAGAAGCGAGATGAGCGCAGTGTGAAGAGCACAGCTGTGCGAGTGGTCGACTTTGGCAGTGCCACCTTTGACCATGAGCATCATAGCACCATTGTCTCCACTCGCCATTACCGAGCACCAGAGGTTATCCTTGGTAAGGGAGGGTAGGGTTGTCTAAAGGTGTGAGGTGGTGTGAGGGTGCTATCCCCTAAAACTCCTAAtactttttccttcccattcctaaCCAGAGTTGGGCTGGTCGCAGCCTTGTGATGTGTGGAGCATAGGCTGTATCATTTTTGAGTACTACGTTGGCTTTACTCTCTTCCAGGTAAGTGGTTTGTTATCTTGACTACTGGGCATTTTTCTGCCCAGTTTCTTTGTCCTTGCTGAAGACATGCCTGCTCACTCCACATTGATTGCCCAGTTGCCAGCTAGTCCTCAGAGTTCTCTGTTCAGTCCCATAGTTAGTTCTGTTTCTTGTTTCCCAGACCCATGACAACAGAGAACATCTAGCCATGATGGAAAGGATCCTGGGTCCCATCCCTTCTCGGATGATCCGAAAGACAAGGTGAGCTTTGAGCAGAAGGACTTAACCCTTTTAATTTTGTATCCACAGAACTGGtctgtttcatatttttttttccttgccaattCTTACCCCAGTTACATTTACATGGGGAAATATCCTATAACAAGGGAAAACTTCTGATTCCTcaaccttcccttcccctccagaAAGCAGAAATATTTTTACCGGGGCCGTTTGGATTGGGATGAGAACACATCAGCTGGACGCTACGTTCGTGAGAATTGCAAGCCTTTGCGGGTGAGCCAGGAGGGGGATCAATTGTGCCCAGCCACCTAAAGTCACTTTCTTAAGTTGGTTGCTTTTGAAATGTACTCCACAGCAGAGGgttgagaaggaaggggaggaaaactGGAAGAAGACAATTTTTGGTTAATAAAATACAGATAAAAAGGAATAGACTGGAGGAAAAGGTTAGACAGCCTAACCTTGAGACTACCAGATATCCAATCAATGTCCTGGATTCTTTAGGTCAGGCAGAAAAGAATAAGCTACCTTTGAAGAGTTTACATTTTAATAAGCTAAAGATTTATGACATTGACAAGGATATACAAGTAGGAAGAACTCCCGAAAGAGTATGAAGGAATAATTGTGCTAGAGGGCAGGTAGGTTGAGGTGTGATAGCAGAAACATTGATCATGGTGTGGTTGTGGTAAGACAAGGCATCGATTGTTTTCTCCAGGATTGAAAGGTAGGCCTTGAAGAAAGAGGCAGGGTGTATAAGGCACCCTGCCTCACCTTTTTcctactccccctcccctccaccagcGGTATCTGACCTCAGAGGCAGAGGAACACCACCAGCTCTTCGATCTGATTGAAAGTATGCTAGAGTATGAACCTGCTAAGCGGCTGACCTTAGGTGAAGCCCTTCAACATCCGTTCTTCGCCCGCCTTCGGACTGAGCCACCCAACCCCAAGTTGTGGGACTCCAGTCGGGATATCAGTCGGTGACAATGAGACCCTGGGCCCCCCCTGCATCACTTACAGCAGTGGGTGTCCAGTCCAGGACACTGGTGCTTTTTTATACAAGAGAACAGAGCCAGAGCTCATTCCCTCCTGGTTCCCTATATTCCTGTGAATATGTGAAGTAGTGTAAATATGACAGAACTTGTACTGATCACTTCAACCCTTGCCTTGTACATAATGCTATTCATCCATACACTTCTCACCCTCGACTGCCCCCCTCAAAGGTAGTTGGATGGGGGCAGATTGAGGTAACCAGGTGGCATCTATCCCATGTTTTATAAGGAATTTTGTACAGTCTTTGTGAAATAAAATGACGTGCTTCATCTGACCCCCATCCCTGGCTGAGTTTGGGTGTGAAAGGAGTCCCTGTTACTCTGCAGAATGAGCTAGAGCAGGTACAGTAGTTTATCTGTAGCCTGTGCTGGAAAGGTCCCAGGGGGTGGGATCCTATTACCTGGAGACTAACATGGAGAAGAGTTACAGAGTAGCACTTTTCTGACCTGGGGTAGTGAGGGCTGGGAAAGGGTCCTGCCTAATAGTCATCAGGCGGCAAAACTTGGGCTTGTCTTGGAGACTTCAGGGGGCAGAACTCTCCCGACTTGCATCTTGGGAGACTGGCGTGGTCATGGTTCCGGCGCGGGGCtccctgggaaatgtagttcgtTGGCGGAGGGCAGTCACGTGGGCAAGTGCGGAATTTAGctgctgaggctggcctgggcgTGTCACGTGAGGTGCTTCCACCTCGCTAAGACGCAGGCGCGACGAGCTGCTGCGCGTCTCCCGGCAGTCCTTCCGGTTGGCTTGGCCAATAGGTGCGCGGAGAGCCAGGCGTCTGGAGGGGATAGAGCGCTTGGAGAGCCACTGCCGCGGCAGGGGCGTGGAGCGTGGGGGCCGGCCCAGGCCTCTCTTGCAAACATGGCTCAGAGCAGAGACGGCGGGAACCCTTTTGCCGAATCGGGGGAACTTGACAACCCTTTTCAGGTGACTTGCGACGGCCTCCTTTAGCAGTCGGATTAGTGTGTCTCCGTGGTGTAGGATCGGGCAAAGTACATTCACGCTCGTCACATTTGATCCGTGGAAGTGCCGGCACGTGGGGGGTGATGGTGACTCCAGACCAGCGAGCACCTGGGGGGCGGGCCTGCCCTGCAAGCAGGAGCTGGTAGTGAAAGCGAGATGTGACGGACTTGAAAGCAAATGTTGGGACCACAACGTGGCTCCCAAGGTGCAGAACTTGGAGCCAGGAGCAGTTTAGGAGGGGTCCCAAGGTAATGGGAGGGGTTGAATGCCAGCTGAGCTCAGGTCAGGTCTCTGCCCTCAGGACCCAGCTGTGATCCAGCACCGACCCAGCTCTCAGTATGCCACGCTTGATGTCTACAACCCTTTTGAGAACCGGGAGGTAAGCTGGCTGGAGAGGACAGAAGAGCAAGAATGGGGAGAATGGGCCAATAAACCCAGTCTGGGTATTGTGTATTAGCTGCATGCTAAGGTTTAGCTCCCTGAGAGACTGAGATGCCTAATCTTAGGGACTCTAGGCCTAAGGAGCCATCTGAATTGAGCTCTACAAATTCTGATATGACCAGAGAGCAAGGTGTGAACCAGTTCTCTGTCTGAAAAGACTTCCTTGAAGAAAATTAAGCCTGGGGCAGAAAGATGCAAGGAATATGAGACATAGACTGTTGGTCCCACTGAAATAGGAAAATAGTGGGGTTAACAACTTAAGGGGTGGATATAGAAATAAGTATTTTCAGTTCTTGCTAAAGAATTggatatgagggctgggaatatggcctagtggcaagagtgcttgcctcgtatacatgaggccctggattcaattccccagcaccacatatacagaaaatggccagaagtggcgctgtggctcaagtggcagagtgctagccttaagcaaaaagaagccagggacagtgctcaggccctgagcccaaggcccaggactggccaaaaaagaaaaaaaaaaaaaaagaattggatatGAGGGTAAAAGAAACTAGATTTCTAACTGGAACAAAGACCGCTACTGTAGGTAGTGAATTGTGGTTCTGGGAGACTCTAGATTCCTGTATTACAGGCACTAGACAGTCTCTAAGGCCTTTTTCCCAACAGCCCCCACCATCCTATGagcttcctgcctcagcccctgcTCCACCATTACCAGCACCCTCAGCTCCCTCCTTGCAGCCCTCCAGAAAGCTCAGCCCCAAGGAACCCAAGAACTATGGCTCCTACAGCACACAGGTGAAGGGTGTGTGCAGGTGGGGGGGCCTGGGAGAGGGACCAGTCCTGGAGCCTAGGACTTACTTCTCCCTCTGTTCATGCTTGGTAGGCCTCAGCTGCAGCAGCCACAGCTGAGCTGTTAAAGAAACAGGAGGAACTCAACCGCAAAGCAGAGGAGTTGGACCGCAGAGAGCGAGAGCTTCAGCATGTTGCCCTGGGGGGCACAGCCAGTAAGTGAACTCTTGCTAGGGCAAGGAAAAGCATATATTAGTTTGGAAgaagcaaaaataagtaaataaataaataaggtctgTACATTTAGACTGTTGAGTTTGCACTGTGGAGATACTGTTTATTAGCCATGTGCTTCTGGGAAATTACTGTTATTTACTTCCAGTGCTAGAGATCTAATCTAGAACCATGTGCATACTAAGCAAGGGCTAATGCCACTGAGCTAGGCTCCCAGCCTCTTCCTTGGTTACCTAATCTTGTGCACCtcaatttctttatttgtaaaatgagaataatatatGTGTCTGTTTGACATTATTGTGAAGGTTAAACAAAGGCATATACTCAGAGTTCTTGGCATAGTACTTAGATTTTGCAAATTGTGATGAACGTTTGctattgctattattttttccACTCTATCTCTTTGGACTCTGAATTGAGAGGatggggatggaaggaaggaggagtgATAGACTTCTTTCTAAGGTCCTCTTGCTCTCTTGGTGCTTTACAGGTCGACAGAACAATTGGCCCCCACTCCCTTCTTTTTGCCCAGTTCAGCCCTGCTTTTTCCAGGACATATCCATGGAGATCCCCCACGAATTTCAGAAGACGGTGTCCACCATGTACTACCTCTGGATGTGTGAGTCATGAGAGGCTTTTAGGGGAAAAGTTACAGATAGAGATTTCTTAAATGCCCTAGAGCACACTCTCTGACAGCCAGATATTTCATTTATTCACATTTGAATATTAGGGTAGTAGCTCCAGGAATCTTCCTTTCTGTTGTATTTGGAACTTATTCACCAGCCTGCTaataagtatatatttttgtCTCACCCTGTAacacaggctggcctggaattcactTTGAGGCCTGCACTGGCCTCAGACTCTTAGGATCCttaaacctcagcctcccaaatgctggaattacagatgtgggtTACCACACCCAGCTCATAAACACATTCTTAATTCAttaaaaatctgggctgggaatgtagcttagtggtagagtgcttgcctatcatgcatgaagccctgggtttgattcctcattaacacataaacagaaaatgctggaag
This window contains:
- the Scamp3 gene encoding secretory carrier-associated membrane protein 3; this translates as MAQSRDGGNPFAESGELDNPFQDPAVIQHRPSSQYATLDVYNPFENREPPPSYELPASAPAPPLPAPSAPSLQPSRKLSPKEPKNYGSYSTQASAAAATAELLKKQEELNRKAEELDRRERELQHVALGGTASRQNNWPPLPSFCPVQPCFFQDISMEIPHEFQKTVSTMYYLWMCSTLALLLNFLACLASFCVETSNGSGFGLSLLWVLLFTPCSFVCWYRPMYKAFRSDSSFNFFIFFFIFFVQDVFFVLQAIGIPGWGFSGWVSAVMEVKANMAVAVFMLLVALLFTGIAVLGIVMLKRIHSLYRRTGASFQKAQQEFAAGVFSNPAVRTAAANAAAGAAENAFRTP
- the Clk2 gene encoding dual specificity protein kinase CLK2 isoform X3; its protein translation is MPHPRRYHSSERGSRGSYHEQYRSRKHKRRRSRSWSSSSDRTRRRRREDSYHVRSRSSYDDRSPDRRVYDRRYCGSYRRNDYSRDRGEAYYDTDYRHSYEYHRENSSYRSQRSSRRKHRRRRRHSRTFSHSSSHSSRRAKSVEDDAEGHLIYHVGDWLQERYEIISTLGEGTFGRVVQCVDHRRGGARVALKIIKNVEKYKEAARLEINVLEKINEKDPDNKNLCVQMFDWFDYHGHMCISFELLGLSTFDFLKDNNYLPYPIHQVHHMAFQLCQAVKFLHDNKLTHTDLKPENILFVNSDYELTYNLEKKRDERSVKSTAVRVVDFGSATFDHEHHSTIVSTRHYRAPEVILELGWSQPCDVWSIGCIIFEYYVGFTLFQTHDNREHLAMMERILGPIPSRMIRKTRKQKYFYRGRLDWDENTSAGRYVRENCKPLRRYLTSEAEEHHQLFDLIESMLEYEPAKRLTLGEALQHPFFARLRTEPPNPKLWDSSRDISR
- the Clk2 gene encoding dual specificity protein kinase CLK2 isoform X4, with the protein product MPHPRRYHSSERGSRGSYHEQYRSRKHKRRRSRSWSSSSDRTRRRRREDSYHVRSRSYDDRSPDRRVYDRRYCGSYRRNDYSRDRGEAYYDTDYRHSYEYHRENSSYRSQRSSRRKHRRRRRHSRTFSHSSSHSSRRAKSVEDDAEGHLIYHVGDWLQERYEIISTLGEGTFGRVVQCVDHRRGGARVALKIIKNVEKYKEAARLEINVLEKINEKDPDNKNLCVQMFDWFDYHGHMCISFELLGLSTFDFLKDNNYLPYPIHQVHHMAFQLCQAVKFLHDNKLTHTDLKPENILFVNSDYELTYNLEKKRDERSVKSTAVRVVDFGSATFDHEHHSTIVSTRHYRAPEVILELGWSQPCDVWSIGCIIFEYYVGFTLFQTHDNREHLAMMERILGPIPSRMIRKTRKQKYFYRGRLDWDENTSAGRYVRENCKPLRRYLTSEAEEHHQLFDLIESMLEYEPAKRLTLGEALQHPFFARLRTEPPNPKLWDSSRDISR
- the Clk2 gene encoding dual specificity protein kinase CLK2 isoform X5, coding for MFDWFDYHGHMCISFELLGLSTFDFLKDNNYLPYPIHQVHHMAFQLCQAVKFLHDNKLTHTDLKPENILFVNSDYELTYNLEKKRDERSVKSTAVRVVDFGSATFDHEHHSTIVSTRHYRAPEVILELGWSQPCDVWSIGCIIFEYYVGFTLFQTHDNREHLAMMERILGPIPSRMIRKTRKQKYFYRGRLDWDENTSAGRYVRENCKPLRRYLTSEAEEHHQLFDLIESMLEYEPAKRLTLGEALQHPFFARLRTEPPNPKLWDSSRDISR
- the Clk2 gene encoding dual specificity protein kinase CLK2 isoform X1, translating into MPHPRRYHSSERGSRGSYHEQYRSRKHKRRRSRSWSSSSDRTRRRRREDSYHVRSRSSYDDRSPDRRVYDRRYCGSYRRNDYSRDRGEAYYDTDYRHSYEYHRENSSYRSQRSSRRKHRRRRRHSRTFSHSSSQHSSRRAKSVEDDAEGHLIYHVGDWLQERYEIISTLGEGTFGRVVQCVDHRRGGARVALKIIKNVEKYKEAARLEINVLEKINEKDPDNKNLCVQMFDWFDYHGHMCISFELLGLSTFDFLKDNNYLPYPIHQVHHMAFQLCQAVKFLHDNKLTHTDLKPENILFVNSDYELTYNLEKKRDERSVKSTAVRVVDFGSATFDHEHHSTIVSTRHYRAPEVILELGWSQPCDVWSIGCIIFEYYVGFTLFQTHDNREHLAMMERILGPIPSRMIRKTRKQKYFYRGRLDWDENTSAGRYVRENCKPLRRYLTSEAEEHHQLFDLIESMLEYEPAKRLTLGEALQHPFFARLRTEPPNPKLWDSSRDISR
- the Clk2 gene encoding dual specificity protein kinase CLK2 isoform X2, with the translated sequence MPHPRRYHSSERGSRGSYHEQYRSRKHKRRRSRSWSSSSDRTRRRRREDSYHVRSRSYDDRSPDRRVYDRRYCGSYRRNDYSRDRGEAYYDTDYRHSYEYHRENSSYRSQRSSRRKHRRRRRHSRTFSHSSSQHSSRRAKSVEDDAEGHLIYHVGDWLQERYEIISTLGEGTFGRVVQCVDHRRGGARVALKIIKNVEKYKEAARLEINVLEKINEKDPDNKNLCVQMFDWFDYHGHMCISFELLGLSTFDFLKDNNYLPYPIHQVHHMAFQLCQAVKFLHDNKLTHTDLKPENILFVNSDYELTYNLEKKRDERSVKSTAVRVVDFGSATFDHEHHSTIVSTRHYRAPEVILELGWSQPCDVWSIGCIIFEYYVGFTLFQTHDNREHLAMMERILGPIPSRMIRKTRKQKYFYRGRLDWDENTSAGRYVRENCKPLRRYLTSEAEEHHQLFDLIESMLEYEPAKRLTLGEALQHPFFARLRTEPPNPKLWDSSRDISR